The following is a genomic window from Nicotiana tabacum cultivar K326 chromosome 3, ASM71507v2, whole genome shotgun sequence.
CCAAAGTACGTAATACACCGGCTCGGAAACTTGTGTACATTCAATAATACTCATTAGCTGCTTTAGCAGCTTCTAAAAGTTTGAGTTCCTACACGTTACTTGCTGATAGCAAGGACTTAACTGCTTCCAAATTCTACGTGCAGGTTGGAGTTCAAACATCAAAGATGGAAATGCTACCAACTAATTCGGAGATGCTATCTTGGGAGAGTTACAATGAAGATATATCTGCACTGGATGACAGCTCATCAATTCGTTCTCTTGGTCTCTTGGAACAAATAAACGTTACCAGAGATACAAGTGACTATTTGTGGTACATAACTAGGTGAGTTTAGTTTGGTATCAGTGCTTTTAAACCTGTCTCAATTTGCTTCTCATGAGGATTGGGTTGCCTACCTACCAGTGATGCTTTCTTTCTTTGCTATTTAAGAGTTGTGACATGAAATGCTAGCTTTATGTGACTTAAGTATAAATGTTTCCCCTGCGTACAGTGTTGATATTGGTTCAACTGAGTCCTTCCTACATGGCGGAGAGCTCCCTACTCTAATAGTTGAGTCAACAGGCCATGCTCTTCATGTGTTTATTAATGGGCAGCTCTCAGGTAATGCAATCAATATTTTCTCATCAAAGGTTATCTACAAAGTATGCTTACACTTGGCTAATTTTGTCCTACACATGTTATAGATTCTGCATTTGGGACGAGGAAGAACAGGAGATTCGTATTTAAAGGAAAAGTCAATCTTCGTGCTGGCACAAACAGAATTTCACTGCTAAGCGTGGCTGTCGGACTGCCGGTTAGTTTAATCCTCACCTTCAGTCTTCCAAATAGCATGCATACTTGAGATCAACTCAAATTCAAATAACTCATAAAGCAAATTAAATAAATTTCTATGGTCCAATAGCTCCCATTGAAGTCAACAATAAGTATGTAGCATCACTAACCTATACCAGAATCACTAATTACTATGCCAGTGAAAAACCAAATGCTGGTACCAGGAAGTGAAGAAAGTAATAAATCTGAGAGAGCTCATTAAAATTATGCATAGCTTAAAACTATTGAGCATGCGCTAATGCCTACTTTCAGTAGAGTTAGTGATAATTGATAGAAAAGTTTTTTCCCTTCTTTTCGCTGGGGCTAGCAAAGGCTTGAAACTTGAGAGGACAAGACAAATACAGCTTCATGCTGCTTACCTTGCAGTGTAAGAGGCCATTGTGCATTCTTTGATTACATATACCTATGTGGAAATCAATAAAGGGATAGGAAAAAATTTATCAGAAAAGGAAGGGAAAGGAAGCCAGCTCCTCAGTGTGACTGTAGCTATTATCATCACCATCGCTGATAGGTTGAAGCAACAATGTAGCCTATTTACAGTCCTGAGATCATGTATACATTTTTCAATGTACTCTAAAATCTTAAGATTCTGTTTTTTTTCTGAAGAACATGGGTGGACATTTTGAAACATGGAGCACTGGAGTACTGGGTCCTGTTGCAGTTCATGGCCTAGACCAGGGAAAATGGGACTTGTCCTGGGCAAAGTGGACATATCAGGTAGTCTAAATGACAGCACTATTTTTCAATCAATAGTCAAGTATTTCAAATGCAACCCTTTTCATTAATTTGGACTTACTAACAGGTTGGGCTCAAAGGGGAGGCCATGAATCTCGTTTCTCCAAATGGTATTTCTGCCGTTGACTGGATGCAGGGTTCATTAATTGCACAGAGACAACAACCTTTAACATGGCATAAGGTATGAAATTAGGAGAAATATATTCCAACATCTAAGTGATTGTAGTTGTATCTTACAACTCCTCATCATATTGCAGGCTTACTTCAATTCACCCGATGGAGATGagccattggctttggacatgAGCAGTATGGGTAAAGGTCAAGTATGGATTAATGGCCAGAGTATTGGTAGATATTGGACAGCATATGCTACTGGAGATTGCAATGGTTGCCATTATTCTGGAAACTTTCGGCCTCCAAAATGTCAACTGGGATGTGGGCAACCAACTCAAAAATGGTAAAGCAGCTCTTCGCAGCTTATAAGCTGCATTCTGATACTTAGCTTCACATATACCATTAACAACTAGAAACTGGAGTTCCTTGTAGTGGCAACTTAAATTTTTTATTGTTTCAGGTACCATGTTCCTCGGTCTTGGTTAAAACCCACTCAAAATCTATTGGTGCTTTTTGAAGAACTAGGGGGAGATCCCACAAGAATTTCTCTTGTGAAGAGAACAGTCAGCAGCATTTGTGCCGATGTTGCTGAATATCATCCAAATATTAAGAATTGGCAAATAGAGAACTATGGAAGAACGGAAGAGTTTCACCTACCTAAAGTCCGCATTCACTGCGCTCCTGGTCAGTCTATTTCCTCCATTAAATTTGCCAGCTTTGGAACTCCTCTTGGAACCTGTGGGAGCTTCCAGCAAGGACCTTGCCATGCTCCTACCTCATATGCCGTTGTAGAAAAGGTACCCTTTAGTCTTATTTTGTTAGCAGTCGCTGAGGACAAGAAAAAGTTGTTCACTTTATTTTGACCACTTACTTGGCCACCGAACATCTTATGACTCACAGATTTTGTTCTTTTAACTTTTCCAGAAATGTCTAGGACGCCAGAAGTGTGCTGTAACAATAGCAAATAGCAACTTCGGAGATCCCTGCCCTAACGTATTGAAGCGGTTGTCTGTAGAAGCACATTGTACTCCTACCCAGAGTTGAAgagtacaaaagaaaaaaaatgttcaaATATTGCATAACTTAGTTTACACCCATGAGGAAAAGACTAGTGAGAGGTAAGAATAAAGTAGTGAGAGCTTAGGAAATAGGAGGTAGTAGTTTGGTTGATGAATGCTACTGTTGTTGAGGAGAACTTCTGATATGAGTTCATTAGATAGTCTTAATATTGGGGTGCCAAAGGGGACTCTGAGAAGATAGCATATTATAGATGAGTTTATAAACGTTGGGAGTTCCAAAATGCTACTCCCATCGTAGAATGCAGTCTGGTCCCTTTCTACTTTTATACTGGAAATGTGGACCAGATAAGCATCGTTGTTACGTTGTTATTTAGTCAGTGTGATAGCTTGTCTTCCTGGGAAAATCAAACCCCTTAGGTTCATGTTAGGAACGGATCCTAGTATGACCCTTATAATTGTCTGTATTGTGCAGTTGGTAGAAAGAATTCAATGGAAAAGTGTACATccatgttttttttccttttcatgcAACCAGTGCCATATGAGATGATCATGTTAAATGCTGTACATGGACTCACTTGAGTGTTTTGTTATACGGTAACCGTGTTCTGGTTTGAACCATGCATCGATTTCTTTGTGGTTTGAATCCTTCTACAGTGGCTGCTGTGATTACTGCTTGTTTGGATTATTCAAATCTTCTCATACAAAGAGGGCCGATGTGGacagcagttcaagttttggtttcTGGTACTAGCAACCTTAAATTTGTGCTCGTCGACGTCTCTTCAAAAAGATAAATTTCAATCAAAGAATTATGCTTCCAGCTACCAACTATTTGAAGTTAACTATATCAACCATCTACACCTGAAATACTCTATTTGGGTGCAACATTTTCTGCTGGACCAAAGAATTGTTCATGACTTGAAAATCACATTATCCGAATTCTGTCCTCTGAACTGCTCTTAGTTTATAGTCCTGGCACTCTATGCATGTTGTTCACGGCTATTACATTCTTCACCATGGCAGGAGATGATTTCAAGTTTTTGAATCAGACTTGATAAAACTACTATACTATTAAGTATAATACACATTACACAGTAAGAGGAAATGGGATATGCATTCAAACTTAAGCATTAATTAATTCAAATCGAACGCACCAATTTGGAGAAGTCTCGGTTTCTTAAATAAAATCATCAATAAGAGGCAAGAAATCAACTTTTGATTGGATAAGGAACAGATCAAACTACGGATAAATATTGACTTACTAGTAAGAACTTGTAATATCCAACAGAAACTAAATTTATTCTTGCTTATATTAAGATAGATGTCACTAAACCAAGCGCAAATATGACATAGAGTAAAGCATATTATTAGGCTGTTGAGGTACTACTGATGTGCTTGGCAATGGTCTGCTGCAGCTCATCTTTTTTGGCTCCTACCACCTTATCAACAATCTTCCCCTCCTTGAGGAACATGAAAGTTGGCATTGCCTCCACAGCCCAATCACTAGCTACTGACTGCGACAAGGAAATAAGACGTCAATACTTATAATAGACAATTCGTACTAAAAAATGTAATTCCTAAGTTGTTGACCATGTTAACATTAATGGGGTTGGTTATATGTCACCAAAACGTATTAAATGTTTGGCTCAATAGTTTTACCTTCAATTCATCCACATCCACTTTCAGGAAGGTAACAGTGGGCATCTTCTTGGCCAACTCTACAAAGAATGGGGCAATGAACCTACAGGGACCACACCAAGAAGCAGTGAAGTCCACAACTATCTGCAACAGAAGTAATATGAGCAAATTGAAGTAATAGAGAATTCAAAGGAAATAGAAAACAGAGGGCTACATGTATTTAACTAGGTCACTAGTTACCCTTAAACAGTTTATGTTTGCATCCCCATAAATAAGGAAAGGTTAACCGAACCATGATATAGTACTGGGTCGGATTGGAAAATTGGCATCATAAGCAAGAAGCTTTACGGTGCAGATCTCAGGAAGTTGATGTGGTTGGCCATATATTTTAAAGCACGTAGGATACATTTGGTACCTTTGGTTCATTTTCTGGATATCTTTTAAGGTGGATACACAAGTTGAGGGCACATGACAATTGCATATACAAGATACAAGATCGATTATATGAAGAAAATgataatataatatttttgaatACTAAAAACTAATAATAATGTTTATTTTGCGCAAGCAATACGGAGCAAAAGTTCAAATACTTGTAAAAAGAACAACTTTTGTACTCGCGCTAAACGTCATGTTATCCTGGTGAAAACAGTTTTAATTTGTCATGCTAGAAGCCTACTGGGTTTGACTGGgtcgctgttgttgttgttgctgctagaAGCCTTGATCGACATTGATGTACTAGAAACAAGGCTGAACCAGAaaggtttatttttttttatttttattgtgggTAGACATGGAATATGCCTCCATTGTCAGTCACAAAAAAGTCAATTGTGAAAAATTGTTACAAACTTCAATCCTCATAACGGAGACAACGTGAAAACACAGATAAACATCACAGCGAAATTGAAGGCTGATACGAAGCGCAGAGCCTGATTTTCTTTTTCCATAGTTTTTTTCCAAAAAGACAGACGGCAATTACCGATCTCGACAAAAGACCAGCCCTCCGGCGACCAaccaagtaaaaaagaaaaacatctaTAACAAGAAGAGATTATTAGACGATAAACTGAGACAAATCGACAACAAATCCAGATCTGATCCGTAATTAACATGCGAGAAAAAGTCCCAACGAACCACTAATCATAcaggaaaaacaaaaatgaaaaaataaccaACAGAATCAGGACAAAGCAACGTAGATACGACAGAGAAAAGACGAGGGTGGG
Proteins encoded in this region:
- the LOC107795322 gene encoding beta-galactosidase 3-like, with amino-acid sequence MEVNSVQKWVMLWCIVLFISCELIQCDVTYDRKAIVINGQRRLLFSGSIHYPRSTPEMWEDLINKAKEGGLDVVETYVFWNVHEPSPGNYNFEGRYDLVRFIKTIQKAGLYAHLRIGPYVCAEWNFGGFPVWLKYVPGISFRADNEPFKNAMKGYAEKIVNLMKSHNLFESQGGPIILSQIENEYGPQAKALGATGHQYSTWAANMAVGLDTGVPWVMCKEEDAPDPVINTCNGFYCDNFFPNKPYKPTIWTEAWSGWFSEFGGTLHQRPVQDLAFAVAQFIQRGGSFVNYYMYHGGTNFGRSAGGPFITTSYDYDAPIDEYGLIRQPKYGHLKELHKAVKMCEKALVSADPAITSLGNLQQAYVYSSETGDCAAFLSNNDWKSAARVMFNNMHYNLPPWSISILPDCRNVVFNTAKVGVQTSKMEMLPTNSEMLSWESYNEDISALDDSSSIRSLGLLEQINVTRDTSDYLWYITSVDIGSTESFLHGGELPTLIVESTGHALHVFINGQLSDSAFGTRKNRRFVFKGKVNLRAGTNRISLLSVAVGLPNMGGHFETWSTGVLGPVAVHGLDQGKWDLSWAKWTYQVGLKGEAMNLVSPNGISAVDWMQGSLIAQRQQPLTWHKAYFNSPDGDEPLALDMSSMGKGQVWINGQSIGRYWTAYATGDCNGCHYSGNFRPPKCQLGCGQPTQKWYHVPRSWLKPTQNLLVLFEELGGDPTRISLVKRTVSSICADVAEYHPNIKNWQIENYGRTEEFHLPKVRIHCAPGQSISSIKFASFGTPLGTCGSFQQGPCHAPTSYAVVEKKCLGRQKCAVTIANSNFGDPCPNVLKRLSVEAHCTPTQS
- the LOC107795323 gene encoding thioredoxin H-type 2-like, giving the protein MAEEGQVIGVHTVDAWNEHLQKGIDAKKLIVVDFTASWCGPCRFIAPFFVELAKKMPTVTFLKVDVDELKSVASDWAVEAMPTFMFLKEGKIVDKVVGAKKDELQQTIAKHISSTSTA